Proteins co-encoded in one Arachis hypogaea cultivar Tifrunner chromosome 13, arahy.Tifrunner.gnm2.J5K5, whole genome shotgun sequence genomic window:
- the LOC112736156 gene encoding lysM domain receptor-like kinase 4: KTIEPAGLHKNGSSFVSFSLSPFLSFIQKEITETQPNHRRKEWHTAAVGRTQSSPSVRLSSFPRAPSLQPLFAVTDRSCFLELGVRRLCLLSRASAAVCLPFTFASSFSRHLRSRSSPFTFSRRSPFAIARSSPFEFAFAFVWKPRCSASNSATNPRAPPSRRTALFCSRLFEGLLSPVTLSEENVPLGNKPDSGFEIKIPLRCACVDDVISSMMKVKYLVTYPVVLGDDPGKLTKKFGVSGDDFYAANGLRDWATIFPKTSVLIPIRDVPIKIFDVQDSPSSPPGFLPTTPVVEAGETTQGSDLYIAGPLVGFGLLIALLASGLYVKNLKKWKNDAVVPSSDSNSTNLICSTTGSSPMYMETSRRCSTASWLTPDLLAEIKYCLVNYTIEEIEKATKNFSEENKIGDLAYKGLLNNLEEVMVKRMRFEDTGQVIDLHSKINHFNIVELLGVCYGSESKVSSSPSWSYLVFELPKNGCLRECLSDPCNNLNWYKRIQIAFDIATCLYYLHCCAFPSYAHMNVNSRNIFITSKWRGKLADVGRALAIKSTPQKRNNDSIELVRGWVAPEYLLNRTVSEKVDIFAFGVVLLELISGRDNFDEKTAKDSLGFLLGEASEGGCFEGLRSFMDPNLKDYDLPEALCLSFLAKDCVADDPMYRPTMDDIMKVLSKMV, from the exons aaaaccaTTGAACCGGCCGGTTTACACAAAAACGGGAGCTCCttcgtttctttctccctttctccctttctttctttcattcagaAGGAAATCACAGAAACTCAGCCAAACCACCGCCGCAAGGAGTGGCATACTGCCGCCGTCGGTCGCACTCAAAGTTCGCCGTCCGTCCGTCTATCTAGCTTCCCTCgtgctccaagtcttcaacccctgttcgctgtcaccgatcgcagctgcttcctcgagctcggcgtccgtcgtctttgtctgctcagccGCGCTTCCGCCGCCGTTTGTTTGCCGTTCACGTTCGCGTCTTCGTTCAGCCGTCATCTTCGTTCGCGTTCTTCGCCGTTCACGTTCTCTCGGCGTTCACCGTTCGCGATCGCTCGCAGTTCACCGTTCGAGTTCGCATTCGcgttcgtctggaagccacgttgctctgcttcaaactctgcgaccAACCCGCGCGCTCCACCTAGCCGTCGAACTGCTCTCTTTTGTAGCCGTc TGTTTGAAGGATTGCTGAGTCCAGTAACACTTTCTGAGGAAAATGTTCCACTTGGGAATAAACCAGATTCTGGTTTTGAAATTAAGATCCCTCTTAGATGTGCATGTGTTGATGATGTCATCAGTAGCATGATGAAGGTTAAGTACCTTGTCACATACCCTGTAGTTTTAGGTGATGATCCGGGAAAATTGACCAAGAAATTTGGTGTCTCAGGTGATGATTTCTATGCAGCTAATGGCTTGAGAGATTGGGCAACCATTTTCCCCAAAACATCTGTTTTGATTCCAATAAGGGACGTTCCAATCAAAATCTTTGATGTTCAAGATTCTCCTTCTTCACCTCCTGGTTTTCTTCCAACAACACCAGTGGTGGAGGCAGGAGAAACGACACAAGGTTCAGATTTATATATTGCAGGGCCTCTTGTAGGATTTGGTTTGCTCATAGCATTACTTGCAAGTGGATTATATGTTAAGAACTTGAAGAAATGGAAAAATGATGCTGTTGTCCCCTCCAGTGATTCAAACTCCACCAACCTGATATGCTCAACAACGGGAAGCTCTCCTATGTATATGGAAACCAGCAGAAGATGCTCCACGGCTTCATGGCTGACGCCGGATCTTCTTGCAGAAATTAAGTACTGCTTGGTTAACTACACCATAGAGGAGATTGAGAAGGCCACCAAGAATTTTAGTGAAGAAAACAAGATTGGTGATTTGGCCTATAAGGGATTACTCAATAATCTTGAGGAGGTGATGGTAAAGAGGATGAGGTTTGAAGACACAGGACAGGTAATTGATTTGCATTCTAAGATCAACCACTTTAACATTGTGGAATTGCTTGGTGTTTGTTATGGTAGTGAGAGCAAAgtttcatcatcaccatcatggTCTTATCTGGTTTTTGAATTGCCTAAAAATGGTTGCTTAAGGGAGTGTTTATCTGATCCATGCAATAATCTAAATTGGTACAAAAGGATACAAATTGCTTTTGATATTGCAACATGTCTTTACTATTTACATTGCTGTGCTTTCCCTTCATATGCTCACATGAATGTCAATAGCAGAAACATATTCATAACTTCAAAATGGAGGGGGAAACTAGCAGATGTTGGTAGAGCATTGGCTATAAAATCCACACCCCAAAAGAGAAATAATGATAGTATAGAACTTGTTAGAGGATGGGTGGCACCAGAATACCTCTTGAATAGGACAGTTTCTGAGAAAGTTGACATTTTTGCATTTGGGGTTGTGTTGCTTGAGTTGATCTCAGGAAGGGACAATTTTGATGAGAAAACAGCGAAAGATTCACTTGGATTTTTGTTGGGGGAAGCAAGTGAAGGTGGGTGTTTTGAAGGGTTGAGGAGTTTCATGGATCCTAATCTGAAGGATTATGATCTCCCAGAAGCTTTGTGTTTGTCTTTCTTGGCAAAGGATTGTGTTGCAGATGATCCAATGTATAGACCAACCATGGATGATATCATGAAAGTCCTTTCAAAAATGGTTTAA